In Anaerohalosphaeraceae bacterium, the genomic window ACAGACCTTGCCGACCAGGCCGAGGTCGATTTTGCGTCCGTCGCCGTTTTCGAGGCGAAGGGGTTCGGCAAAAACCACGCAGCTGCTGAGGGAATGAAGCCCCATTGCCCGACAGCCCAGAGAACGGATGGTGTTGCAGATGGGGGTATTGATTTTATGGACCAGCACATGTTCGGCAATCGCCAATGTCCGCTCGTCGGTATAGCGGCGGCCCTGCACCCATTGGGGCTCCAGCCCGGCTTCATTCATCGCCTGTGTGATGGCTTTTCCGCCGCCGTGAACCAGGATGGGACGCATCCCGACGGTAGCCATAAAAACCACATCCACCAGCAGTTTGTACTGGAGTTCCATATCGTCGAGGATGCTGCCGCCCAGTTTGACGACCACGATTTTGTCTCGGAAGCGGCGAATGTACTCCATGGCTTCGATGAGCGCATTGGCTTTTCCGATGGCCTGTTCCATTTCGTTCGGTCTCCCAAAAAGTTCTGTCCGAAAATAGAAAAAAGCCAACGGAGGGATTTGAACCCACAACCGCCGGTTTACAAAACCGGTGCTCTACCGTTGAGCTACGTTGGCAAAAAACCTGTCCTGCCGGAAAAGGGGGATTGTACAGATTTTGCCGGGCGGATGCAAGGGATTTTGTCTAAATTCCGCTGTCCGGACGGGTGTTCAGGCGGCTGTTGAGCCGGCGGCACAGTTCCTTGAAAACGTTGGTTTTTTCCCGTCCGAGCAGGCGAATCGGGAAGGCGGTTTTGTTGTGATTGAGGGGTTCGTCGAGGTCCGTCCACTGCCGGCACAGTTCGCCGTCCGGCGTTCCCGGGATGGGGGAAAAGTCGGCCAGCATAATCCGAATGCCGAGTGAATGAGCAAAGTGCATGGATTCTTCGACCTGCTGGAGGTCGCCTTTGGGGTGCCCCAGGAGGATATATGCGGTGATTTGTTCGGAGCGGACGCCGGCGGTTTTGAGGGCCTCGACGGCCTCCGCCAGGTCGTCGGACAGCACCTTTTGACCGGTGGCCTCCTGAAAGGCCCGGCTGGCACTTTCAAAGCCGAGATAGAAGGTCTGAAAGCCCGCCTGGGCCATTTTCTCCGCCAGCAGGGGGGAAAGCAGGCGGGCATGAAGGGCGTTGGGGGTGTGAAAGGCGATTCCGTGAGGATGGCGAATGACATACTCCAGAAACGGAAGAAGGGTTTGCTGGGGATTGACCAGAAGTGCGTCGTCATAGAAGGCGATGTTGCGAGTGCCCAAACGGGCCAGATGCTCGTAATCGGCGATGCACTCCTTCAGCGGGCGGGGGCGGAACGGCCTGCCGGTCAAGGGCTGGTAGCAGTAGCTGCATTGAAACGGACAGCCCTCTGTGAGGGTCATGATGCCTTTGTCCAGATTTGGGTATCCTTCCCAGTATGGCGGACTGTACCCGGCGGAGGGCTCAAAGCCCAGCCGTTCCCAGAGGGGCCCTAAATGGGTATTGGAGATGATGCAGTCGGCTCCGAGGGACTGGGCATGGTCTCGGCAGCAGGTAGCATAGAACCCGCCCAGGACGATTTTGGTTTGCGGCTGGATTCGGCGAAGGATTTGGATGACTTCCTGGACTCCGGGGTACCAGTAGGTCAGTGAGGTTTGAATTAGGGCGAAATGAAAAGGACCGTGCAGGTCGAGAAATCGCAAGAACGCCTCTTGTTGAATGCCGAAACGATGGTAGTATCTGGGAATGTCTTTCAGGGCGGCGGGTTTTTCAATCCGCTGACGCGGAAATTCGCCCCGCCCCCATGAGTCTTCTTTCAGGGAGGGGGAAAATTCAGGACTTCTGCGGTATAGAAAGTCAAACAAGTATAGTTCTGCAAAGGATTTAAGCTTTCCTGCGGTTCGAAGAAGGCCGTATGGTTTCAGCCAGAAATCATAGGCGGCAAAGTCATAAATCGGCGGGTTGACCAGCAGGATTTTCGGCTTCATAGCGTTTTTGTTTTTCCTTACTTTAAGCGGTGTTCAAAAAAAAGATTTCTCTCTTTACAGTCAAGAAGGAATTTGTTAATCTTACTGGTCTTTGAGGAAATTGAAAACAGATAAGTCAGGGAACGAGGTTAGTTATGGCACATAAAAAGGGACAAGGTTCAACAAGAAACGGTCGAGACAGCAACCCGAAGTTTTTGGGCGTTAAGCGTTTCGGCGGACAAACCATTTCGGCGGGCGGGATTATTGTCCGTCAGCGGGGCACTCAGTTCTTCCCGGGCTTTAACGTCGGGATGGGACGGGATCATACCCTGTTTGCCAAGTGCGACGGCGTGGTGCAGTTCCGCGGACGCAAGGTGGACGTCGTGGCTAATTAAGTGTTGTGCTGAAAGGTCTGGATTCCCGCCTTCCTCCTTTGCTGAGTGCTTCGGAGGACAGGGCGCGGGGATGACGATGAGTTTTTTCAGAGCCGTTCGAAAGGACGGCTTTTTTTATGTTTGCAGAGCGGAGACAGATGGAATGACAAACGGCAGAGACGGTCTTCCTTATGGGGTTATTTTTGATATGGACGGGGTCCTGGTGGACTCCGAGGAGTTTTTGGCCCGCGCCGCCTGTCAGATGTTTGCCGAATATGGACTGAAGGTCAGGCCGGAGGATTTTGTGCCGTTTATCGGCACGGGCGAAACGCGCTATCTGGGCGGGGTGGCCGAAAAGTACGGTCTTGCCATCGATTTGGCCCAGGCCAAAGAGCGCACATACGATATTTATCTTCAGATTATCCGCGGGGCGCTGAAACCTTTACCCGGTGTGCATTCTTTTCTTAAGCGATGCCGAACGCTGGGCAAAAAGATTGCCGTGGCCTCCAGTGCAGACCGCCGGAAAGTCGAAGGCAACCTTCGGGAGATTGGTCTGGGCTTTGACTCTTTTGATGCGGTTGTAACCGGTGAAGATGCCGCCCGCAAAAAGCCCGCACCGGATTTGTTCCTGACCGCGGCGTCTCGGCTGAATCTGCCCCCTCAGAGCTGTCTGGTGATTGAGGATGCCGTCAGCGGCGTTCAGGCCGCCAAAGCAGCCGGAATGCGGTGTTTGGCCTTAACAACATCGTTTCCGAAAGAAGCTCTGACGGATGCGGACTTCATCGCGGCGGATTTGTCAACGGCGACGAAGGACGTGCTGCACTGGAAGGAAAACTGACTGCCGGAGGTGGGAGTCGAACCCACACCCGGGGTGAACCGGAAAGGATTTTGAATCCTTCGCGTCTGCCATTCCGCCACTCCGGCATGAAAACGGCACCAGCATAGGACCGGCGGCCGGATTCGTCAAGGGAATTTCCGGTTTGTTCATGCGGAAGGGTTGTTCGGCTCATCGAGGAAGACGATGTCCTCCGGGACGACGGCTACGTCTCGATGATTGGGGCCGAGGATTTGACGAATTTGGCTGGAGTGTTTGCCGGCGACCTGGCGAAGTTCGGCGGAGTTAAGACTGGTGACGGCCTTGGCCTGCTGATTAATCATCACGACCGCCCCAGCGCTGAAGGTGCCTTCGATGCCGGTAATGCCTTTGGGAAGGAGACTTTTGTTTTGGCGAAGAGCGGCCATGGCGCCGGCATCGACGTAAATGGTTCCTTCCGGCCGGCTGTGGAGTATCCAGCGTTTTCGGTTGGGCAGTTTGGCGGATTTGGGCAGAAACAGGGTGCCGATTTCTTCACCGTCGAGAATCCGGCACAGGACCTCCTGTTCGCGTCCGTGAGCCAGAATCACACGGCAGCCCGCTGTAAAGGCGATGCGGACGGCTTCGATTTTGGTTTTCATTCCGCCGGTGGAATAGGCCGAGCCCTTTTTGCCAGCGGCTCGCCGAATGTCTTCAGTGATTTCCTCCACAAGGCGAATGGGTTTGGCGTCCGGAAACTCTCTGGGGTTTTTGTCGTAAAGGGCGTCGATGTCCGTCAGCAGAATCAGCAGGTCGGCGTCAATCTTGCTGGCGACCAGGGCACTGAGCCGGTCGTTGTCGCCGAAGGCCGTGCCGATTTCTTCGGTAGAGACGCTGTCATTTTCATTGAGAATCGGCACGACGCCCAGACTCAGGAGCGTTTCGATGGCATTGCGGAGGTTCAGATAACTTTTGCGTTTGCTGAGGACCTCGGCCGTCAGCAGCACCTGAGAGACGCTCAGTCCTTCTTCCTGAAAGGCCTTGTGGTATTCGTGCATCAGCAGGGGCTGGCCGACCGCCGCACAGGCCTGACGAAGCGGCAGTTCCGTGATGGGGCCCTTGAGCTTTAAAGCACCGGCTCCCATCCCGATAGCCCCGCTGGTAACCAGCAGAACCTGGCGTTCCTGACGGTGCAGCTGAGCAATCTGGCGGGCGACGCTTCGGACATAGGAGGTATCGATGCCGCCGTTGCGGCTGAGGGTCGCTGTCCCGATTTTCACAACCATTCGTTTGACGGAGGATAAATCGCGCATACCTACGAGGTCCACCGTTTGGAAAGGGGTCTGTGTGTAAACTGTTTTTGTCCGCTGCAGTATTCGGCGACTGTGTGCCCTTTGCCGACCAGCCGCCATTTGTAAATCAGCAGGCCTTCCAGCCCCACCGGCCCGCGGGCGTGAATTTTGTTGGTGCTGATGCCGACTTCTGCTCCCAACCCGAACCGATAGCCGTCGGAAAAGCGGGTGCTGCAGTTCCAGAAGACGTCCGCCGAATCAACTCGGTCAAGAAAGTACAGAGCGGCCCGGCGGTTTTCCGTGACTATGGCATCGGTATGGCCGGAGCCGTAGGTGTTGATATGGCGGACGGCCTCTTCAAGGGTATCAACAACTCGAATCGAGAGAATCAAGTCCAGGTATTCGGTTTTCCAGTCTTCTTCCGAGGCGGGAGGGATGTCGATAAATGTGCGGGTTTTTTCGCAGCCGCGCAGCTGGACGTTTTTTTCTTCGAGAGCTGTTTTGACGGCCGGCAGAAAACGCTCGGCAATCTCTGCGTGGACCAGCAGGGTTTCTGCGGCGTTGCACACAGCCGGATACTGGCACTTGGAATCGACGGTGATTCGAACCGCCATATCAAGGTCGGCGTCTTTGTCCACATAGACATGGCAGATGCCGTCGGCGTGTCCGAGAACAGGGATGTTGGTATTGTTCATAATGTGCCGGACGAACTCATTGCTGCCCCGGGGGATAATCAGGTCGATATAGTCGTCCAGTTTCAGCAGGGAGGCGACGTCGGCCCGGGTTTCCAGCAGGGCCAGCCAGCCGTCGGGCAATCCGGCCTGAAGGGAGGCCTTCAGAATGACCTCGGCCAGAGTTCGATTGGTTTCGGCGGCCTCTGAACCGCCTTTGAGCAGCACGGCATTGCCGCTTTTCAGACAGAGCGTCGATATCTGCACGAGGGCGTCCGGTCTGGATTCAAAAATAACGCCGATGACGCCGATTGGACAGGTCACCTTGTACAGTTCCAGTCCCTTGTCCAGTTCTGTTGCACTCAGGGTCGCTCCAACCGGGTCCGGCAGGGCGATCAAACTGTCGATGCCTTTGCAGACATCCTCAATTTTCTTTTGGTCGAATTTGAGGCGTTTCAGGAGCGGGGCGGCCAGCTTTTCCTGTTCCGCTTTCTGAAGGTCCTGCCGATTGGCGGCGATGATTTTTTCGGCGTGGGTCTGAAGGGCGTTTCGAATGCAGGCCAAAGCATGGTTTTTCTCTGCCGAAGACAGAGACGAAAGCGCCAAAGAGGATTCCTGGGCTTTCAAAGCAAGATTTTCAATGGTCATTGTCTATCCCGAAAATCCCTAACTAATTGTAATCCAGTGTGTTATCAGTTTTATTAACATACAATCTTCTCTTTTGAAAATACAGAAAAAATCACAAAATACTCACCCCTGTATCCAGATAGATGTTGTCCAAATAGATTGATTTGTTCTAAATAGACAAATTAAATCGTTTTTGTTGAATGAGCCATTTTTATCGGGCTTAACATACTCCTTATATGCCCCTTTCTTTTTTTATGCCTTTCTTTCGAATTCTTTCCTTAAGCTGCGCTCCGTTCAAGACGATTTGTCGCCGGAAAAGATTTACGGAGACACTATATGAAACAACTGAAATGGGCGGTCTTTTTACTCGGAGTTTTCGGGGGAACTGCGTTGGGAGGGATAGCGGTTCTGGATGTTCAAAAAGATGAAGCGTTTTTGAAGAATATGCGGATGAGTGGTCTGCTTGTTCCAAGCGGATATACCTACTCTTTTATCGGAGGTTCAAGGTATATTACCGACGGCAGCGATTATCAGGCCGTACAAAATGCCTTTCAGAAATGGAGTTCCGCAAATGCGTCCCTTTGGGCTGTGGAAGTACTGTCAAAAGGGGGCTTTACACCCGGCCACAGGAACGGTCGGAATGAAATTGCCTGGATAAGTCCGACGGAAAACGAACCGAACCCGTGGAAAAATGTCCTGAAACTTCCGGATTCGATTCTGGCTGTTGTAAAGGTCTGGGTGGAGCCGACAACCAATCGTGTGATTGAGAGGGATTTGTACTTTAATGATGTGACTGTGTCCTGGAGGACGGGCAGTGATGGGGAAGAAGGGGGATTTTGGGTGGAGCGGGTGGCTTTGCATGAAATCGGCCATTTGTTCGGCCTGCGGGATGTGTACAATCCGGGTCAGAAGGGATGGGAGGGGTGGATGGGGGATGGGAATGAGCATTTGGCTATGTACGGCTATTCCTCCCGATGGGATGAGGCGGCAGCAGTGCACCCTGTCGAGTCGGCGGCGCTGGCGTTTGCCTATTTTTCTGTTCCTGAACCGCGTTCCATGCCTGTCTTTGCGCTGGCGGCCGCACTGTTTTTCATTACCCGCAAACGCTGAAAAGCTTTTTGGATTGGGCACTTGACAAATGGGGGGCGGTTTCGTACTCTTTTGGACAGTTGTTTTCGCGGGCGTAGCTTAATGGTAAAGCCCCAGCCTTCCAAGCTGGTTATGTCGGTTCGATTCCGATCGCCCGCTTAAAAAGTAAATAAAGCTCTTGACAAGATTTACGAAACTGGCTATTTCGAGTTTAGTAACGTTCCAGTGTAATTTCCAGTGTAGTTTACGACAGGTGGGGTGATAGCAAAACCGTTTGTATTGCACTATCTGTCGGGGAATGTATTGCCTTTCAGTATTCAGTCGTCAAACCCAGCCGCCAGCAGCGTGCCGGCCATCCAAATCACCGCCCAGCGCCGCAGCACCCGCATCCAAAAGTCCCGGTGAACCGCTCCTTCCAGCCCGCCGGAAAAGGCCTTGACCACCGCTCGGCTGTTGGACAGCGTCCAGTCCGGCCCTAAAAACGTCAGCTGCAAGAGGCTGCGGACCGTCGGAGAAATCCCCAGCCGGTCATAAGGCAGCCCGCCGAAGTCATTGTTCACCGCCGCTATAAGAGCTTGGTCCTTCTATAAATGCATCAGAGGCAGACAAAAGATCTTGAAACCTTTTTTCCAAAAAAAGTTTTTGGACTTGCATATCAACTGAAATTAAATATGTTTTGTATTCAATGTCATTATCGCTGAATGGAGGTTTTTTAGTGGGAG contains:
- a CDS encoding B12-binding domain-containing radical SAM protein, which encodes MKPKILLVNPPIYDFAAYDFWLKPYGLLRTAGKLKSFAELYLFDFLYRRSPEFSPSLKEDSWGRGEFPRQRIEKPAALKDIPRYYHRFGIQQEAFLRFLDLHGPFHFALIQTSLTYWYPGVQEVIQILRRIQPQTKIVLGGFYATCCRDHAQSLGADCIISNTHLGPLWERLGFEPSAGYSPPYWEGYPNLDKGIMTLTEGCPFQCSYCYQPLTGRPFRPRPLKECIADYEHLARLGTRNIAFYDDALLVNPQQTLLPFLEYVIRHPHGIAFHTPNALHARLLSPLLAEKMAQAGFQTFYLGFESASRAFQEATGQKVLSDDLAEAVEALKTAGVRSEQITAYILLGHPKGDLQQVEESMHFAHSLGIRIMLADFSPIPGTPDGELCRQWTDLDEPLNHNKTAFPIRLLGREKTNVFKELCRRLNSRLNTRPDSGI
- a CDS encoding glutamate-5-semialdehyde dehydrogenase, which encodes MTIENLALKAQESSLALSSLSSAEKNHALACIRNALQTHAEKIIAANRQDLQKAEQEKLAAPLLKRLKFDQKKIEDVCKGIDSLIALPDPVGATLSATELDKGLELYKVTCPIGVIGVIFESRPDALVQISTLCLKSGNAVLLKGGSEAAETNRTLAEVILKASLQAGLPDGWLALLETRADVASLLKLDDYIDLIIPRGSNEFVRHIMNNTNIPVLGHADGICHVYVDKDADLDMAVRITVDSKCQYPAVCNAAETLLVHAEIAERFLPAVKTALEEKNVQLRGCEKTRTFIDIPPASEEDWKTEYLDLILSIRVVDTLEEAVRHINTYGSGHTDAIVTENRRAALYFLDRVDSADVFWNCSTRFSDGYRFGLGAEVGISTNKIHARGPVGLEGLLIYKWRLVGKGHTVAEYCSGQKQFTHRPLSKRWTS
- the rpmA gene encoding 50S ribosomal protein L27; protein product: MAHKKGQGSTRNGRDSNPKFLGVKRFGGQTISAGGIIVRQRGTQFFPGFNVGMGRDHTLFAKCDGVVQFRGRKVDVVAN
- the argB gene encoding acetylglutamate kinase, which codes for MEQAIGKANALIEAMEYIRRFRDKIVVVKLGGSILDDMELQYKLLVDVVFMATVGMRPILVHGGGKAITQAMNEAGLEPQWVQGRRYTDERTLAIAEHVLVHKINTPICNTIRSLGCRAMGLHSLSSCVVFAEPLRLENGDGRKIDLGLVGKVCDVNAELLTMLCQAGVIPVIAPVALTRTGGKLNVNADSVAGKIAAAVKAEKLVVLSDTHGIRTNKDDPDSYISTLTEGEIAKMIADGIITSGMMPKVEACLTAIDGGTKKAHIINGRFEHSLLLEIYTDKGIGTQIVK
- a CDS encoding HAD-IA family hydrolase — translated: MTNGRDGLPYGVIFDMDGVLVDSEEFLARAACQMFAEYGLKVRPEDFVPFIGTGETRYLGGVAEKYGLAIDLAQAKERTYDIYLQIIRGALKPLPGVHSFLKRCRTLGKKIAVASSADRRKVEGNLREIGLGFDSFDAVVTGEDAARKKPAPDLFLTAASRLNLPPQSCLVIEDAVSGVQAAKAAGMRCLALTTSFPKEALTDADFIAADLSTATKDVLHWKEN
- the proB gene encoding glutamate 5-kinase; translation: MRDLSSVKRMVVKIGTATLSRNGGIDTSYVRSVARQIAQLHRQERQVLLVTSGAIGMGAGALKLKGPITELPLRQACAAVGQPLLMHEYHKAFQEEGLSVSQVLLTAEVLSKRKSYLNLRNAIETLLSLGVVPILNENDSVSTEEIGTAFGDNDRLSALVASKIDADLLILLTDIDALYDKNPREFPDAKPIRLVEEITEDIRRAAGKKGSAYSTGGMKTKIEAVRIAFTAGCRVILAHGREQEVLCRILDGEEIGTLFLPKSAKLPNRKRWILHSRPEGTIYVDAGAMAALRQNKSLLPKGITGIEGTFSAGAVVMINQQAKAVTSLNSAELRQVAGKHSSQIRQILGPNHRDVAVVPEDIVFLDEPNNPSA